In Paenibacillus sp. JQZ6Y-1, the following proteins share a genomic window:
- a CDS encoding S-layer homology domain-containing protein, whose protein sequence is MNKKIVAALLLSLCLLFTLTAAMPAQQVQAANGKLFSDVSNSYWARDTIEWGVNAGLVKGYADGTFKPSKTVTEAEFLAMLVRSYEPEVTASSKGNWASPYYARAKALNYPVQSYIDLSSRSKVITRAKVAELISAADGVNFSGDNAIRYLLAFGLANGSNAGQATVASFKGSQSLTRAEALQFIKNFVDYGAGDLLDRPQDASNAADIPAVADR, encoded by the coding sequence ATGAACAAAAAAATAGTAGCAGCACTACTGCTCAGTCTGTGTCTGCTGTTCACATTAACTGCTGCAATGCCCGCTCAACAGGTACAAGCGGCGAACGGAAAGCTCTTTTCCGATGTGTCCAATAGCTACTGGGCACGCGATACGATTGAATGGGGCGTAAACGCTGGTCTGGTGAAAGGCTACGCGGATGGAACCTTTAAGCCGAGCAAAACAGTTACAGAAGCTGAATTTCTAGCCATGCTGGTTCGCTCGTACGAGCCAGAAGTAACCGCCAGCAGCAAAGGCAACTGGGCATCTCCATATTATGCTCGTGCCAAAGCACTGAATTATCCGGTACAAAGCTATATTGATCTGTCTTCCCGCAGTAAAGTGATCACTCGTGCCAAAGTTGCTGAATTGATTTCGGCAGCGGACGGCGTGAATTTTAGCGGTGATAATGCGATTCGCTACCTGCTGGCATTCGGGTTAGCTAACGGCAGTAATGCTGGTCAGGCGACAGTGGCTTCTTTCAAAGGAAGTCAGTCCTTGACTCGTGCGGAAGCATTGCAATTTATTAAAAACTTCGTTGATTATGGTGCTGGTGATCTGCTGGATCGTCCACAGGACGCATCCAATGCGGCGGATATTCCGGCAGTCGCGGATCGTTGA
- a CDS encoding polysaccharide deacetylase family protein produces the protein MRKPWKKYMFALLAMLLVVYVLGVNFPKSSILAHKICSSWVAAKNEAFYLEHRDVLDQRNVALAADYVVPQGTADKVPVLMYHYIVPAKYNTEPNNNSIINLEAFEKDMQYLHENHYHTATLQELEQYVDEQKTLPENTVVLSFDDGYQNNIIYAYPIMKKYGFHATMFVVGSKIQEKTQTFNPSKTSYVSRAEMKESSDVFEFNSHTYNLHFKAPLHCGDDYAAGMDQDKFMADDKIMRSQAGIDTPYFAYPFGDFRMQMIYALKESGYRMAFTVHQGFIRPGDDPYQLKRLTVISTTNLPELLHMDHDPDGSAPVAF, from the coding sequence ATGCGTAAGCCCTGGAAAAAGTATATGTTCGCCCTGCTGGCGATGCTGCTCGTCGTCTATGTGCTCGGGGTGAACTTCCCCAAATCTTCTATTCTTGCCCATAAAATCTGTAGCTCATGGGTTGCTGCCAAAAATGAAGCCTTCTATCTGGAGCATCGGGATGTGCTGGATCAGCGCAATGTAGCGCTGGCAGCTGATTATGTCGTACCACAAGGCACTGCCGACAAAGTGCCTGTGCTGATGTACCACTACATCGTTCCGGCAAAATACAACACCGAGCCGAATAACAATTCGATCATCAACCTAGAAGCATTTGAAAAGGATATGCAGTACCTGCATGAGAATCACTACCATACCGCTACCTTGCAGGAGCTAGAGCAATACGTCGATGAACAAAAGACACTACCGGAAAATACGGTCGTACTCAGCTTTGACGACGGCTACCAGAACAATATCATCTATGCGTATCCGATTATGAAAAAGTATGGGTTTCACGCGACTATGTTTGTCGTAGGCTCCAAAATTCAGGAAAAAACGCAAACCTTCAATCCATCCAAAACAAGCTATGTCTCGCGTGCGGAGATGAAAGAAAGCAGCGACGTATTTGAGTTCAACAGCCATACGTACAACCTGCACTTCAAGGCTCCGCTGCATTGCGGCGACGATTATGCCGCTGGTATGGATCAGGACAAATTTATGGCGGATGACAAAATCATGCGTAGCCAAGCTGGTATCGATACTCCGTATTTCGCTTATCCATTCGGCGATTTCCGTATGCAAATGATCTATGCGCTCAAGGAATCCGGCTATCGGATGGCATTCACCGTCCATCAGGGCTTTATCCGTCCTGGCGATGACCCGTATCAATTGAAGCGTCTGACTGTCATCTCCACTACCAACCTGCCGGAACTACTGCACATGGATCACGATCCCGACGGCTCGGCACCTGTCGCATTTTAA
- a CDS encoding Imm3 family immunity protein: MSEWDYEYEELLEEVQWTYMNYIEQGLSERLAIARTLYDYETIENEGELETIIISVAIGQIASSHKTIFIGRLNYVIEMLSKFEENKFADKLSKEELQDLSARIKNVLATIKKMPIEYKPGVES; encoded by the coding sequence GTGAGTGAATGGGACTACGAATACGAAGAACTACTTGAAGAAGTACAATGGACTTATATGAATTATATTGAACAGGGATTAAGTGAGCGACTTGCTATAGCAAGAACATTATACGATTATGAAACTATAGAAAATGAAGGAGAACTCGAAACTATCATTATCAGTGTAGCTATTGGACAAATAGCCTCATCTCATAAAACAATTTTTATAGGTAGGCTTAATTATGTAATAGAAATGTTAAGTAAATTTGAAGAAAATAAATTTGCCGACAAATTGTCCAAGGAAGAACTTCAAGATTTGAGTGCTAGAATCAAGAATGTTTTAGCAACAATCAAGAAAATGCCTATTGAATATAAACCAGGAGTTGAGTCATGA
- a CDS encoding S8 family serine peptidase, with product MRKKTVTLWIASLFTVSCLVGTTSAYGPNQAFAAGAEQDVIVVYKNEDGKEAVLDQSVEVQHEFKTVPAVSATVTQADLTDLVNDPNIAYVERNVPFQLTDDEVTPLASTDPVNANEQSNWNYQAEQPNLEWAKGYNGSGIKVAVIDSGIAAHPELTIAGGVSTVDYTTSYNDDNGHGTHVAGIIAAHNNDGQVTGMAPGVQLYAIKAMGSNGQGNLQDVTEGVDWAIQNHMDVINLSLGSEYDSQVLHNMLDQAYQAGIVVIASAGNSGSGTDTVNYPAKYSSVIAVAAVDQDMKRGSFSSTGPKVEVAAPGVNIVSTYLNNGYAIASGTSQAAPHVAAMAAILKQENPSLSASALRSKLQDYAVDLGTAGRDNEYGYGFVTFKPKMDTTAPGEVSQLQASQIGTDQITFNWQNPSDTDFAGVHVYDSSSQLVQTVQNNVYTAQGLTPDTVYNFTMKTFDAKGNESAGKSVTAKTSALEPSANTPSDSSTQPVQSTPTPAVTPTPVVTPTPAVTVPVVTTPAPTNQVALVPGGGGGGGGGGGGGGGAAAPRPSTVKAPAAQTPVALTPTQKAQQQLNNAKSSGKAADVIKAGFAGRGLNDASFSKQLDQLKQSLGIKDLPTRTSLPNAVPVRISLQVATKNTQYKYIDPSSINTNTITVLDGSGNAVGNVKLDVKFNRIFITPTTGNFTSGQTYTVVLEKGVKGKSSANADQTNALTNPLILQFTTR from the coding sequence ATGAGGAAAAAGACAGTTACCCTGTGGATTGCTTCGTTATTTACCGTGTCCTGCCTCGTTGGCACGACATCGGCATACGGACCAAATCAGGCATTCGCCGCAGGCGCAGAGCAGGATGTCATTGTTGTATATAAAAACGAGGACGGCAAAGAAGCCGTGCTTGATCAGAGTGTAGAAGTACAGCACGAATTTAAGACGGTACCTGCTGTATCGGCAACCGTCACACAAGCGGATCTGACTGATCTGGTTAACGATCCGAATATCGCTTATGTGGAACGCAATGTTCCTTTTCAATTGACGGATGATGAGGTTACGCCGCTGGCAAGCACCGATCCTGTCAATGCCAATGAACAATCCAACTGGAACTATCAAGCAGAACAGCCCAATCTGGAATGGGCAAAAGGCTATAACGGTTCTGGCATCAAGGTAGCAGTCATCGATTCTGGTATCGCAGCTCACCCCGAATTAACGATAGCTGGTGGTGTATCTACTGTGGATTACACGACCTCGTATAACGACGATAATGGACACGGTACGCATGTCGCTGGTATTATCGCCGCGCACAACAATGACGGTCAAGTGACTGGTATGGCTCCGGGCGTACAGCTGTATGCAATCAAAGCAATGGGTTCCAATGGTCAAGGAAACCTACAGGATGTAACGGAAGGTGTAGATTGGGCAATTCAGAACCATATGGATGTGATCAATCTGTCGCTTGGCTCGGAGTATGACTCCCAAGTGCTTCATAATATGCTGGATCAGGCGTATCAAGCTGGTATTGTTGTTATCGCATCGGCGGGCAACAGCGGCTCTGGTACAGATACCGTAAACTACCCTGCCAAATACAGTAGTGTGATCGCGGTTGCAGCAGTCGATCAAGATATGAAACGCGGTAGCTTTTCCTCCACTGGTCCTAAGGTAGAGGTAGCTGCACCGGGTGTGAATATCGTCTCTACGTATCTGAACAACGGCTATGCAATTGCTAGCGGTACATCGCAGGCAGCACCGCACGTAGCGGCAATGGCAGCGATTTTGAAGCAAGAAAACCCATCCCTTTCTGCATCGGCATTGCGTAGCAAATTGCAGGATTACGCAGTCGATCTTGGCACAGCAGGACGAGATAACGAATACGGATATGGTTTTGTAACGTTCAAACCAAAAATGGATACGACAGCGCCGGGTGAAGTTAGCCAGCTGCAAGCCAGCCAAATTGGTACAGACCAGATCACATTCAACTGGCAAAATCCATCAGATACGGACTTTGCTGGCGTGCATGTGTATGACAGCAGCAGCCAACTCGTACAAACCGTACAAAATAATGTATATACCGCGCAAGGATTAACGCCGGATACAGTTTATAATTTCACGATGAAAACGTTCGACGCCAAAGGCAATGAATCCGCTGGTAAAAGTGTAACCGCGAAAACATCGGCTTTGGAACCGTCTGCGAATACGCCGAGTGATAGCTCGACTCAGCCAGTGCAAAGCACACCAACACCAGCGGTAACTCCAACACCAGTTGTTACACCGACTCCGGCTGTAACGGTACCTGTTGTGACTACACCCGCACCCACGAATCAGGTAGCTCTTGTACCTGGTGGCGGTGGTGGCGGAGGCGGGGGCGGCGGTGGTGGAGGCGGTGCAGCAGCACCACGTCCATCCACTGTAAAAGCGCCTGCCGCACAGACACCAGTAGCACTCACACCAACACAGAAGGCACAGCAGCAATTAAACAACGCCAAGTCCTCTGGTAAAGCGGCAGATGTGATCAAAGCCGGTTTTGCTGGTCGCGGATTGAACGATGCCAGCTTCAGCAAGCAGCTTGACCAATTGAAGCAAAGTCTGGGTATCAAAGACTTGCCGACACGCACCAGCTTGCCAAATGCGGTTCCTGTACGCATCAGCTTGCAGGTCGCTACGAAGAACACACAGTACAAATATATTGATCCGTCTTCGATCAATACCAATACGATCACCGTGCTGGACGGCAGCGGCAATGCGGTAGGCAATGTGAAGTTGGATGTGAAATTTAACCGTATCTTCATTACGCCAACGACTGGCAACTTTACTTCCGGTCAGACGTACACCGTTGTTCTGGAAAAAGGCGTGAAGGGTAAATCATCCGCCAATGCAGATCAAACCAATGCACTGACCAACCCGCTTATCCTGCAATTCACTACTCGATAA
- a CDS encoding putative quinol monooxygenase, protein MFIIHANMLIKPEKVDEFLTQIDALVTASQAEEGNISYVLKRDIKQDNLFTMVEEWKDNEAIQSHNATPHFQKFVKDMQQFAAAPLDAKVFEATEVKRG, encoded by the coding sequence ATGTTTATTATTCATGCCAATATGCTGATCAAACCAGAAAAAGTAGATGAATTTCTGACTCAAATCGATGCACTTGTTACTGCATCGCAAGCCGAAGAAGGTAATATCAGCTATGTGCTGAAACGCGATATTAAGCAGGATAACCTGTTTACTATGGTAGAAGAATGGAAAGACAACGAAGCGATTCAATCGCACAATGCAACTCCGCATTTCCAAAAATTTGTAAAAGATATGCAGCAGTTTGCCGCAGCTCCATTGGATGCAAAAGTATTCGAAGCTACGGAAGTAAAACGCGGTTAA
- the ilvA gene encoding threonine ammonia-lyase IlvA, protein MKATEEHNSQTVGMEDIVRAHHVLRDVIVRTPLQRDVTLSEKYECEVYLKREDLQVVRSFKIRGSYNRIRSLSADELERGIVCASAGNHAQGFAFSCRQLNIQGKVYMPTTTPNQKVKMVKKFGGANVEVILIGDTFDDAYAEAIKTCTEHNMSFIHPFDDPHIIAGNGTVGMEIMESLDHPADYMFITIGGGGLAAGVGKYIHTISPSTRLIGVEPLGAASMSEAIAQNQVVTLDEIDKFIDGAAVKRVGQMTYDICREVLDDVVKVPEGKVCSAILDMYNENAIVAEPAGALPIAALDMYREQIKGKTIVCIISGGNNDIDRMQEIKERSLIYEGLKYYFTINFPQRAGALREFLEKVLGPNDDIARFEYTKKHNKENGPALVGIELSSPDDYGALIQRMEDHGIRYVELNRDPNLFNLLI, encoded by the coding sequence ATGAAAGCAACGGAGGAACACAATTCGCAAACAGTCGGCATGGAGGATATTGTACGAGCACATCATGTGCTGCGCGACGTTATTGTACGCACTCCGCTGCAGCGCGATGTCACATTGTCCGAGAAGTACGAATGTGAAGTGTATTTGAAGCGTGAGGATTTGCAGGTGGTGCGCTCATTCAAGATTCGCGGCTCTTACAACCGGATTCGCAGCTTGTCTGCTGACGAGTTGGAGCGTGGCATTGTCTGCGCGAGTGCGGGTAACCACGCACAAGGCTTTGCTTTTTCCTGTCGTCAGCTCAACATTCAAGGCAAAGTCTATATGCCAACCACGACCCCGAACCAAAAGGTGAAAATGGTCAAAAAGTTCGGTGGTGCCAATGTGGAGGTCATTCTGATCGGCGATACCTTTGATGATGCGTATGCTGAAGCGATCAAAACATGCACAGAGCACAATATGAGCTTTATTCATCCCTTTGACGATCCGCATATTATCGCGGGTAACGGTACCGTCGGCATGGAGATTATGGAGAGTCTGGATCATCCGGCAGACTATATGTTTATTACAATCGGCGGCGGCGGTCTAGCAGCCGGAGTTGGAAAATATATTCATACCATTAGTCCGTCCACACGTCTGATCGGCGTGGAGCCGCTGGGTGCAGCATCGATGAGCGAAGCGATTGCACAAAATCAAGTCGTCACGCTGGACGAGATCGATAAGTTTATCGACGGCGCTGCTGTGAAGCGGGTTGGACAGATGACGTACGACATTTGCCGTGAGGTACTGGACGATGTAGTCAAAGTACCAGAAGGCAAAGTCTGCTCCGCCATTCTGGATATGTACAACGAAAATGCGATTGTTGCCGAACCAGCAGGCGCTTTGCCGATTGCTGCGCTGGATATGTACCGCGAGCAGATCAAAGGCAAGACGATTGTCTGCATCATTAGCGGCGGTAACAACGATATTGACCGTATGCAGGAGATCAAGGAGCGTTCCCTGATCTATGAAGGCTTGAAATACTACTTTACGATTAACTTCCCGCAGCGTGCAGGTGCACTGCGTGAGTTTTTGGAAAAAGTATTAGGTCCGAACGACGATATTGCCCGTTTTGAATATACGAAAAAGCACAACAAAGAGAACGGCCCCGCACTGGTCGGTATCGAGCTGAGTTCGCCGGATGACTACGGCGCACTCATTCAGCGCATGGAAGATCACGGCATCCGCTATGTGGAGCTGAACCGCGATCCGAATCTGTTCAATCTATTGATCTAA
- a CDS encoding amino acid ABC transporter ATP-binding protein, translated as MGKIEVTNLKKSFGSNEVLKDINMRINEGEVVCVIGPSGSGKSTLLRCVNKLEEITAGRVVVDDYDISDNKTDINKVRENIGMVFQHFNLFPHMSVLKNITFAPIELKKQSESEAKATALKLLDRVGLSDKADAFPGSLSGGQKQRVAIARALAMNPDIMLFDEPTSALDPEMVGEVLGVMKTLASEGMTMMIVTHEMGFAREVADRVIFMDGGYIVEEGSPEQVFGSPKHERTISFLEKVL; from the coding sequence GTGGGTAAAATCGAAGTCACCAATCTCAAAAAGAGCTTCGGCTCCAATGAAGTACTGAAGGACATCAATATGCGCATCAACGAAGGCGAAGTCGTTTGTGTCATCGGTCCATCCGGTTCCGGTAAAAGTACACTGCTCCGATGTGTGAACAAACTAGAAGAAATCACTGCTGGTCGCGTCGTGGTCGACGATTACGATATTAGCGACAACAAAACGGATATTAACAAAGTCCGTGAAAACATCGGTATGGTATTCCAGCACTTTAACCTGTTCCCGCATATGAGCGTGCTGAAAAATATCACCTTTGCACCGATTGAATTGAAAAAACAGTCCGAATCCGAAGCCAAAGCAACCGCGCTGAAGCTGCTGGATCGCGTAGGATTGTCCGACAAAGCAGATGCCTTCCCAGGCAGCCTGTCCGGCGGTCAAAAGCAGCGCGTGGCGATTGCCCGCGCACTGGCGATGAACCCAGATATTATGCTGTTCGACGAACCGACATCCGCCCTCGACCCAGAAATGGTCGGCGAAGTGCTCGGCGTTATGAAAACCCTCGCCAGCGAGGGCATGACCATGATGATCGTGACGCACGAAATGGGCTTTGCCCGTGAAGTAGCGGATCGCGTGATCTTCATGGACGGCGGTTATATCGTGGAAGAAGGCTCTCCTGAGCAGGTATTTGGTAGTCCGAAGCATGAGCGGACGATTAGCTTTTTGGAGAAGGTTTTGTAG
- a CDS encoding amino acid ABC transporter substrate-binding protein/permease: MKKSRLMWLSMAFLLVFGICTGSFSPSASAQSTEGKTYLIGTDITFAPFEFQEDGKYIGIDMDLVAAIAQDQGFKYEIRPLGFSAALQALQANQIDGMIAGMSITDERKQTFDFSSPYYESGVVMAVGRNNSDIKSYDDLRGQRVAVKTGTEGYSFAESIKDKYGFTMVPFDDSAQMYQEVVSGNSVACFDDYPVIAYAIQKGLQLQTVTEKEKGSPYGFAVNKGRNQELLQKFNAGLANLKANGEYDKIVAKYLGDTKPGQESTTPKAPQSKLEIMTAAFPELLKGLGMTLLYTVLSLFFAFILGLIFAFLKVGHNKVGRAIATIFVDIFRGIPLIVLGFFIYFGLPAAFGFKMPLIVGAVLALSLNAGAYVTEIIRGGIQSIDKGQMEAARSLGLPYRTAMIKVIIPQAIKVMIPSFINQLVITLKDTSIMSVIGLVELTQSGKIIIANNYASFEIWSMVAIMYLIVITILTKIADTVERRTRRG; this comes from the coding sequence ATGAAGAAATCCAGGTTGATGTGGCTATCCATGGCGTTCCTTCTTGTTTTCGGAATTTGTACGGGCAGCTTCAGCCCTAGTGCATCTGCCCAATCTACAGAAGGTAAAACCTATCTAATCGGAACGGATATTACGTTCGCGCCGTTTGAGTTTCAGGAAGACGGTAAATATATCGGGATTGATATGGATCTTGTAGCAGCGATTGCCCAAGATCAAGGCTTCAAATACGAGATTCGTCCCCTCGGCTTTAGTGCTGCATTGCAGGCACTGCAAGCAAATCAAATTGACGGCATGATTGCTGGTATGAGTATTACGGATGAGCGTAAGCAAACCTTTGACTTCTCATCCCCTTATTACGAATCTGGTGTCGTTATGGCAGTAGGACGCAACAATAGCGATATTAAGAGCTACGACGATCTGCGCGGACAACGCGTAGCCGTTAAAACGGGTACCGAAGGCTATTCCTTCGCTGAATCGATCAAGGACAAATATGGCTTTACCATGGTTCCTTTTGACGATTCTGCACAGATGTATCAAGAAGTCGTTTCCGGTAACTCGGTCGCGTGCTTTGACGATTATCCGGTTATCGCCTATGCCATTCAAAAAGGTCTGCAATTGCAAACCGTAACGGAAAAAGAAAAAGGCTCTCCTTACGGATTTGCTGTCAACAAAGGTCGAAATCAGGAGCTACTGCAAAAGTTCAATGCCGGTCTAGCTAACCTGAAAGCCAATGGCGAATACGACAAAATCGTTGCCAAATATCTGGGCGATACCAAACCTGGTCAAGAATCCACAACGCCTAAAGCACCTCAAAGCAAACTGGAAATCATGACCGCAGCATTCCCAGAACTACTCAAAGGTCTGGGTATGACACTGCTGTATACGGTACTGTCGCTGTTCTTTGCGTTTATTCTCGGTCTGATCTTTGCCTTCTTGAAAGTCGGTCATAACAAAGTGGGACGCGCGATCGCTACGATCTTCGTCGATATCTTCCGCGGTATTCCACTGATCGTACTCGGCTTCTTTATCTATTTCGGTCTGCCTGCTGCCTTTGGCTTTAAGATGCCGCTGATCGTCGGTGCCGTGCTGGCGCTGAGCTTGAATGCCGGTGCATATGTAACTGAAATTATCCGTGGCGGTATTCAATCGATCGATAAAGGGCAAATGGAAGCAGCTCGTTCCCTCGGTCTGCCATACCGTACCGCGATGATCAAAGTTATTATTCCGCAAGCAATCAAAGTCATGATTCCTTCGTTTATCAATCAGCTCGTTATTACACTGAAAGATACGTCCATCATGTCTGTCATCGGCTTGGTCGAACTGACGCAATCCGGTAAAATCATTATCGCGAACAACTATGCTTCATTCGAAATCTGGTCCATGGTTGCCATCATGTACCTCATCGTTATCACCATCCTGACCAAAATCGCTGACACCGTCGAAAGGAGAACACGCCGTGGGTAA
- a CDS encoding nucleoside hydrolase translates to MKKSVILDVDTGIDDSLAIAYAVHSPELDILGMTTVFGNITVEEATRNTLVVLDQLERPLPVYAGEGKPLTREYTKPFARHIHGEDGIGNQYREPSARQAERLSGPEFIVQQVMDNPGQVTVIAVGPLTNIARALQLEPQIAQHMERLIVMGGAVTVPGNVTPYAEANTYSDPDAAALVFGSGLKVTLVGLDVTMRTLLTAAHLEQWRSTNSKVANFLADMTDFYMEAYKGFIPDGRGCALHDPLAVGVAIDASFVQTESYHIHVECGDADMLGKTTGVHAGDGPRIDVALDVDAERFVEHFLSRIV, encoded by the coding sequence ATGAAAAAATCAGTTATTTTAGATGTAGATACAGGAATCGACGACTCGCTAGCGATTGCTTATGCTGTGCATTCACCAGAGCTGGACATTCTGGGCATGACGACCGTATTCGGCAATATTACCGTCGAAGAGGCAACACGCAATACATTGGTTGTATTGGATCAACTGGAACGCCCACTGCCTGTATATGCAGGCGAAGGCAAGCCGCTGACTCGCGAGTATACCAAGCCATTTGCCCGTCATATCCACGGTGAGGATGGCATTGGCAATCAGTATCGTGAGCCGTCTGCACGTCAGGCAGAGCGCTTGTCTGGTCCTGAGTTCATCGTACAGCAGGTGATGGATAATCCGGGGCAGGTCACAGTCATTGCGGTAGGTCCGCTGACGAATATTGCGCGCGCATTACAGCTAGAGCCACAGATTGCGCAGCATATGGAGCGCTTGATTGTGATGGGCGGGGCGGTTACGGTGCCAGGCAATGTAACGCCTTATGCGGAAGCCAATACGTATTCTGATCCAGATGCAGCCGCGCTTGTGTTTGGCTCTGGCTTGAAGGTAACGCTGGTTGGACTGGATGTAACGATGCGCACGCTGCTAACTGCGGCTCATCTGGAGCAGTGGCGCAGCACGAATAGCAAAGTGGCGAATTTCCTCGCTGATATGACGGACTTTTATATGGAAGCGTACAAGGGCTTTATCCCTGACGGTCGTGGCTGTGCACTGCATGATCCATTAGCAGTAGGGGTGGCGATTGATGCTAGCTTTGTGCAGACGGAATCGTATCATATCCATGTAGAGTGTGGGGATGCCGATATGTTGGGCAAAACCACAGGAGTACATGCTGGTGATGGACCGCGTATCGATGTAGCGCTAGATGTGGATGCAGAGCGGTTTGTTGAGCATTTCTTGAGTCGGATCGTGTAA
- a CDS encoding DeoR/GlpR family DNA-binding transcription regulator, translating into MSSKNPRRQDALSAAQRKLETLRILEAEGTVRVSGLSRRFNVTEETIRRDLERLEIEGIVVRTHGGAVFNRNREQYESPAVQRETQNIQEKKAIVEHALSLIQPGDVIALDASTTCLHLVKQLPNRPLTVLTYSLAIANELVPKTEINVILIGGYLDRDSMANTGIHAEKMVESYHVDKFLFSCHGFDLTRGLTEPSEAHVQLKKKIIEISDELILLTDSSKFRRKSLVRFMGMEDLHRFITDDQLPEEAIHELEEMGVDVIVVD; encoded by the coding sequence ATGAGCAGCAAAAATCCGAGGCGACAAGATGCATTATCCGCAGCACAACGCAAACTCGAGACCCTGCGAATTCTTGAAGCGGAGGGGACGGTCCGTGTATCTGGACTGAGCCGCCGTTTTAATGTGACCGAGGAGACAATCCGGCGTGATCTGGAACGTCTAGAAATCGAAGGGATCGTTGTGCGTACGCACGGCGGTGCGGTATTCAACCGTAACCGTGAACAATACGAATCTCCAGCCGTTCAGCGGGAGACTCAAAATATTCAAGAGAAAAAGGCGATTGTGGAGCACGCGCTGTCGCTGATTCAGCCAGGCGATGTGATTGCTCTGGATGCCAGCACAACCTGCCTGCATCTGGTGAAGCAATTGCCGAATCGTCCATTGACCGTACTGACCTATTCGTTGGCAATTGCCAATGAACTGGTACCGAAAACAGAAATCAATGTGATTTTGATCGGTGGTTATCTGGATCGCGATTCGATGGCGAATACAGGGATTCATGCTGAGAAAATGGTCGAAAGCTACCATGTCGACAAATTCTTGTTTTCCTGCCACGGCTTCGACTTGACGCGCGGACTGACAGAACCGTCTGAAGCGCATGTACAATTAAAAAAGAAAATTATCGAGATTTCTGACGAATTGATTCTGCTGACCGACAGCTCCAAGTTTCGCCGCAAATCGCTGGTCCGTTTTATGGGCATGGAGGACCTGCATCGTTTTATTACCGACGATCAGCTACCAGAAGAAGCGATTCACGAACTAGAGGAAATGGGTGTAGACGTCATCGTAGTGGATTGA